In one Mus caroli chromosome 14, CAROLI_EIJ_v1.1, whole genome shotgun sequence genomic region, the following are encoded:
- the Tssk4 gene encoding testis-specific serine/threonine-protein kinase 4 isoform X2 has product MGKGDTSETASATPAYRSVMEEYGYEVGKIIGHGSYGTVYEAYYTKQKVMVAVKIISKKKASEDYLNKFLPREIQVMKVLRHKYLINFYQAIETTSRVYIILELAQGGDVLEWIQRYGACAETLAGKWFSQMALGIAYLHSKGIVHRDLKLENLLLDKRENVKISDFGFAKMVPSSQPVHSSPSYRQMNSLSHLSQTYCGSFAYACPEILLGLPYNPFLSDTWSMGVILYTLVVARLPFDDTNLKKLLRETQKEVTFPANFTISQECKNLILQLLRQSTKRATILDVLRDPWMLKFQPEQPSNEIKLLEAMYQPTSSAKRHQSLEITT; this is encoded by the exons ATGGGGAAGGGAGACACCTCGGAAACAGCATCAGCCACCCCAGCCTATCGCTCTGTCATGGAGGAGTATGGTTATGAGGTGGGCAAGATCATTGGCCATGGCTCCTATGGAACTGTCTATGAGGCATACTACACAAAGCAGAAGGTCATGGTGGCTGTCAAGATCATCTCGAAGAAGAAGGCCTCTGAAGATTATCTCAACAAGTTCCTACCACGTGAGATACAG GTAATGAAAGTCCTACGGCACAAGTACCTCATCAACTTCTATCAGGCCATTGAGACCACATCCCGAGTATACATCATTTTGGAGCTGGCTCAGGGCGGTGATGTCCTTGAATGGATCCAACGATATGGGGCCTGTGCTGAGACCCTTGCTGGCAAGTGGTTCTCCCAGATGGCCTTGGGCATCGCCTACCTGCACAGCAAGGGCATCGTGCACCG GGATTTAAAGTTGGAGAACCTGTTGCTGGACAAGCGGGAGAATGTGAAGATATCGGACTTTGGCTTCGCCAAGATGGTGCCTTCTAGCCAGCCTGTGCATAGTAGCCCTTCTTACCGCCAAATGAACAGCCtttcccacctcagccagacctACTGTGGCAGCTTTGCTTACGCCTGCCCGGAGATCTTGCTAGGCTTGCCCTACAACCCTTTCCTGTCTGACACCTGGAGCATGGGCGTCATCCTCTACACTCTAGTGGTTGCACGGCTGCCCTTTGATGACACCAATCTCAAGAAGCTGCTGAGAGAAACCCAGAAGGAGGTCACTTTCCCAGCTAACTTCACCATCTCCCAGGAGTGCAAG AACCTGATCCTCCAGCTGCTACGCCAATCTACCAAGCGTGCCACCATCCTAGATGTCCTCAGGGACCCCTGGATGCTCAAGTTCCAGCCTGAGCAACCTTCGAATGAAATCAAGCTGCTCGAGGCCATGTACCAACCCACCAGCTCTGCTAAACGGCACCAATCCTTGGAAATCACAACCTGa
- the Tssk4 gene encoding testis-specific serine/threonine-protein kinase 4 isoform X1 — MGKGDTSETASATPAYRSVMEEYGYEVGKIIGHGSYGTVYEAYYTKQKVMVAVKIISKKKASEDYLNKFLPREIQVMKVLRHKYLINFYQAIETTSRVYIILELAQGGDVLEWIQRYGACAETLAGKWFSQMALGIAYLHSKGIVHRLTPSLSAAGRDLKLENLLLDKRENVKISDFGFAKMVPSSQPVHSSPSYRQMNSLSHLSQTYCGSFAYACPEILLGLPYNPFLSDTWSMGVILYTLVVARLPFDDTNLKKLLRETQKEVTFPANFTISQECKNLILQLLRQSTKRATILDVLRDPWMLKFQPEQPSNEIKLLEAMYQPTSSAKRHQSLEITT; from the exons ATGGGGAAGGGAGACACCTCGGAAACAGCATCAGCCACCCCAGCCTATCGCTCTGTCATGGAGGAGTATGGTTATGAGGTGGGCAAGATCATTGGCCATGGCTCCTATGGAACTGTCTATGAGGCATACTACACAAAGCAGAAGGTCATGGTGGCTGTCAAGATCATCTCGAAGAAGAAGGCCTCTGAAGATTATCTCAACAAGTTCCTACCACGTGAGATACAG GTAATGAAAGTCCTACGGCACAAGTACCTCATCAACTTCTATCAGGCCATTGAGACCACATCCCGAGTATACATCATTTTGGAGCTGGCTCAGGGCGGTGATGTCCTTGAATGGATCCAACGATATGGGGCCTGTGCTGAGACCCTTGCTGGCAAGTGGTTCTCCCAGATGGCCTTGGGCATCGCCTACCTGCACAGCAAGGGCATCGTGCACCG cctgacCCCCAGCCTTTCTGCTGCTGGTAGGGATTTAAAGTTGGAGAACCTGTTGCTGGACAAGCGGGAGAATGTGAAGATATCGGACTTTGGCTTCGCCAAGATGGTGCCTTCTAGCCAGCCTGTGCATAGTAGCCCTTCTTACCGCCAAATGAACAGCCtttcccacctcagccagacctACTGTGGCAGCTTTGCTTACGCCTGCCCGGAGATCTTGCTAGGCTTGCCCTACAACCCTTTCCTGTCTGACACCTGGAGCATGGGCGTCATCCTCTACACTCTAGTGGTTGCACGGCTGCCCTTTGATGACACCAATCTCAAGAAGCTGCTGAGAGAAACCCAGAAGGAGGTCACTTTCCCAGCTAACTTCACCATCTCCCAGGAGTGCAAG AACCTGATCCTCCAGCTGCTACGCCAATCTACCAAGCGTGCCACCATCCTAGATGTCCTCAGGGACCCCTGGATGCTCAAGTTCCAGCCTGAGCAACCTTCGAATGAAATCAAGCTGCTCGAGGCCATGTACCAACCCACCAGCTCTGCTAAACGGCACCAATCCTTGGAAATCACAACCTGa
- the Tssk4 gene encoding testis-specific serine/threonine-protein kinase 4 isoform X3, translating to MGKGDTSETASATPAYRSVMEEYGYEVGKIIGHGSYGTVYEAYYTKQKVMVAVKIISKKKASEDYLNKFLPREIQVMKVLRHKYLINFYQAIETTSRVYIILELAQGGDVLEWIQRYGACAETLAGKWFSQMALGIAYLHSKGIVHRLTPSLSAAGRDLKLENLLLDKRENVKISDFGFAKMVPSSQPVHSSPSYRQMNSLSHLSQTYCGSFAYACPEILLGLPYNPFLSDTWSMGVILYTLVVARLPFDDTNLKKLLRETQKEVTFPANFTISQECKGSSIKPGPQPLSPE from the exons ATGGGGAAGGGAGACACCTCGGAAACAGCATCAGCCACCCCAGCCTATCGCTCTGTCATGGAGGAGTATGGTTATGAGGTGGGCAAGATCATTGGCCATGGCTCCTATGGAACTGTCTATGAGGCATACTACACAAAGCAGAAGGTCATGGTGGCTGTCAAGATCATCTCGAAGAAGAAGGCCTCTGAAGATTATCTCAACAAGTTCCTACCACGTGAGATACAG GTAATGAAAGTCCTACGGCACAAGTACCTCATCAACTTCTATCAGGCCATTGAGACCACATCCCGAGTATACATCATTTTGGAGCTGGCTCAGGGCGGTGATGTCCTTGAATGGATCCAACGATATGGGGCCTGTGCTGAGACCCTTGCTGGCAAGTGGTTCTCCCAGATGGCCTTGGGCATCGCCTACCTGCACAGCAAGGGCATCGTGCACCG cctgacCCCCAGCCTTTCTGCTGCTGGTAGGGATTTAAAGTTGGAGAACCTGTTGCTGGACAAGCGGGAGAATGTGAAGATATCGGACTTTGGCTTCGCCAAGATGGTGCCTTCTAGCCAGCCTGTGCATAGTAGCCCTTCTTACCGCCAAATGAACAGCCtttcccacctcagccagacctACTGTGGCAGCTTTGCTTACGCCTGCCCGGAGATCTTGCTAGGCTTGCCCTACAACCCTTTCCTGTCTGACACCTGGAGCATGGGCGTCATCCTCTACACTCTAGTGGTTGCACGGCTGCCCTTTGATGACACCAATCTCAAGAAGCTGCTGAGAGAAACCCAGAAGGAGGTCACTTTCCCAGCTAACTTCACCATCTCCCAGGAGTGCAAG gGCTCCAGCATAAAACCAGGGCCCCAGCCCCTTTCACCAGAGTAG